In one window of Gemmatimonadota bacterium DNA:
- a CDS encoding GAF domain-containing sensor histidine kinase, whose translation MNPASTPTPPPAQALAARLERLVAAVPGLITELSLEGVLQRVADLAAELLDARYAAVGMLNPDGRTLASFTTTGMTGEERERIGPHPRGHGILGLVIHKGQVVRLADLTAHPARYGFPAHHPVMRPFLGVPIVGKRGVLGDLYLTEKVGGAEFTAEDEHIATLLAAKAAAAIENARLHEESARLLEEVQQLHRSRERFFAMVNHELRNSLAAVFGWAEMLVRRKEPGSVPRAAFEVLDSAEQAISLINDLLDLSRLDEDRLKPVIREVDCGGVVRQALSRVTPAADGKRVRLQADLPAEPPACRTDPHRVEQILVNLLSNAIRHTPEGSVVRAAVEPLGGDVVFRIEDQGPGVPLDDLDRIFDIYQTKAEEGKGSGLGLPLSRRLARLLGGELRAEAHPSGGGCFVLQLPSVPV comes from the coding sequence ATGAACCCCGCCTCGACACCCACGCCACCTCCGGCCCAGGCCCTTGCCGCGCGCCTGGAGCGCCTGGTGGCGGCCGTCCCCGGACTCATCACCGAACTGTCACTGGAGGGCGTCCTGCAGCGGGTGGCCGACCTGGCCGCGGAGTTGCTCGATGCCCGCTACGCCGCCGTCGGGATGCTCAATCCGGATGGCCGGACCCTCGCGTCCTTCACGACCACCGGCATGACCGGCGAGGAACGGGAACGCATCGGGCCGCATCCACGCGGGCACGGGATCCTCGGCCTGGTGATTCACAAGGGCCAGGTGGTCCGGCTGGCCGACCTCACCGCCCACCCGGCCCGGTACGGGTTCCCCGCCCATCACCCCGTGATGCGGCCCTTCCTGGGCGTCCCGATTGTCGGCAAGCGCGGCGTCCTCGGGGACCTCTACCTGACCGAGAAGGTGGGTGGCGCGGAGTTCACCGCGGAGGACGAGCACATCGCCACCCTCCTTGCCGCCAAGGCCGCGGCGGCGATCGAGAACGCCCGGCTGCACGAGGAAAGCGCCCGGCTGCTCGAGGAGGTGCAGCAGCTGCACCGTTCGCGCGAGCGGTTCTTCGCCATGGTGAACCACGAGCTGCGGAACTCCCTCGCCGCCGTCTTCGGGTGGGCGGAGATGCTGGTCCGACGCAAGGAGCCCGGCTCGGTCCCGCGCGCCGCCTTCGAGGTGCTCGACTCCGCCGAACAGGCCATCAGCCTGATCAACGACCTGCTGGACCTCTCGCGCCTCGACGAGGACCGCCTCAAGCCGGTGATCCGCGAGGTGGACTGCGGCGGGGTGGTCCGGCAGGCGCTGAGCCGGGTGACACCCGCGGCGGACGGCAAGCGGGTGCGCCTCCAGGCGGATCTGCCGGCCGAGCCCCCCGCCTGTCGCACCGATCCCCACCGGGTGGAACAGATCCTCGTGAACCTGCTCTCCAACGCCATCCGGCACACGCCGGAAGGCTCGGTCGTGCGCGCGGCGGTCGAGCCCCTGGGCGGCGACGTCGTGTTCCGGATCGAGGACCAGGGCCCCGGGGTGCCGCTCGACGACCTGGACCGCATCTTCGACATCTACCAGACCAAGGCTGAAGAAGGGAAAGGCAGCGGGCTGGGCCTCCCCCTCAGTCGTCGGCTGGCCCGGCTGTTGGGAGGCGAGCTCCGGGCCGAAGCGCATCCGTCCGGGGGCGGCTGCTTCGTCTTGCAACTCCCCTCCGTACCGGTGTAG
- a CDS encoding response regulator transcription factor, translating into MKILVVEDDRKVAGFIEQGLKEEGYVVDIAADGEEATTLAHVYEYDVILLDVVLPKKNGFQIAMELRREGRNTPIMMLTSRDAVEDIVRGLDAGADDYLAKPFRFDELLARIRALARRGGAERLEVLRYGPLTLDRLRHVVLINEKAMDLTPKEFQIIEFFLLHPEQVVRRTTLLEKVWDMHFDPESNVVDVHVGNVRRKLQKAAGENLIQTVRGVGFTLRRELAGAAEPDAQAS; encoded by the coding sequence ATGAAAATCCTCGTGGTGGAAGACGACCGGAAGGTCGCGGGCTTCATCGAGCAGGGCCTGAAGGAAGAAGGCTACGTGGTGGATATCGCCGCGGACGGCGAGGAAGCCACCACCCTGGCCCACGTCTACGAGTACGACGTGATCCTCCTCGACGTGGTGCTGCCCAAGAAGAACGGGTTCCAGATCGCGATGGAACTCCGGCGCGAGGGCCGCAACACCCCGATCATGATGCTGACCAGCCGGGACGCGGTGGAAGACATCGTCCGGGGCCTGGACGCGGGGGCGGATGATTACCTCGCCAAGCCCTTCCGGTTCGACGAGCTCCTGGCCCGCATCCGGGCACTGGCCCGGCGGGGTGGCGCGGAGCGGCTCGAGGTGCTGCGTTACGGCCCGCTGACCCTGGATCGGCTGCGGCACGTGGTGCTGATCAACGAGAAGGCGATGGACCTGACGCCCAAGGAATTCCAGATCATCGAGTTCTTCCTGCTGCACCCTGAACAGGTGGTGCGCCGCACCACGCTGCTCGAGAAGGTGTGGGACATGCACTTCGACCCCGAGAGCAACGTGGTGGACGTGCACGTGGGGAATGTCCGCCGGAAGCTGCAGAAGGCGGCGGGGGAGAACCTCATCCAGACGGTGCGCGGGGTGGGCTTCACGCTGCGCCGTGAACTCGCTGGCGCTGCGGAGCCCGACGCCCAGGCCTCGTGA
- a CDS encoding heavy metal translocating P-type ATPase, with product MTRRSIRIWLAPLGAAAVIGSGLAFTAGPLGVWRDRVWLVGLVVLGLPVIWRTLWGVLHGRFAADLVASLAILVAALMQDPLPGLVVVLMQTGGEALETYAAGRASRAVSALEAEAPRLALRLRGRATEEIPADQVRPGDRLLVRPGDLVPCDAVVIDGYSHVDASRLTGEPMPVAAEPGTLLLSGSQNIEGPLTVEARAVASESQYARIVQLVRSAQASKSPLQRMADRYAVYFTPLTIAVCMATYLVTGEAERVLAVLVVATPCPLLLAAPVALIGGLNRAARRSIIIRHGTALEQLGRVTVALLDKTGTLTIGRPAVAAVLPAPPWTEDEVLAFAAAADLGSGHLLARSVVDAAADRGLTLPVATGIAESPGQGVIGRAGGHEIALGSRSYILSRYPDLGTTWPEAATMGLRATLAIDGRAGGTIEFADRLRPETGRLVAGLTALGLRRIIMVTGDDAGHAAAVARAAGIREVRAGLLPADKVRVVEELELAGERVLMVGDGTNDAPALTRASVGVALASHGGGISAEAADAVVLADDAGRVAEAIAISRRTMRIARQSVWAGLGLSALAMMAAAFGAIPPVAGALLQEAIDVAVILNALRASADGAGGTR from the coding sequence GTGACCCGACGAAGCATCCGGATCTGGCTCGCGCCCCTCGGCGCGGCGGCAGTCATCGGCAGCGGCCTCGCCTTCACGGCGGGGCCGCTTGGCGTGTGGCGGGACCGGGTGTGGCTGGTCGGCCTCGTGGTCCTGGGGCTCCCGGTCATCTGGCGAACGCTGTGGGGCGTGCTCCATGGGCGGTTCGCCGCGGACCTGGTGGCAAGCCTGGCCATCCTCGTGGCCGCCCTGATGCAGGACCCGCTCCCCGGGCTGGTCGTAGTGCTGATGCAGACGGGGGGTGAGGCCCTCGAGACCTACGCCGCCGGGCGCGCCTCGCGCGCCGTATCGGCGCTGGAGGCCGAAGCTCCACGCCTGGCCCTGCGCCTGCGGGGCCGGGCGACCGAGGAGATCCCTGCGGACCAGGTGCGGCCGGGCGATCGCCTGCTGGTGCGCCCCGGGGACCTGGTCCCCTGCGATGCTGTCGTGATCGATGGCTACTCCCACGTCGACGCCTCCCGCCTCACCGGCGAACCGATGCCGGTGGCCGCCGAGCCGGGCACGCTGCTCCTCAGCGGCAGCCAGAATATCGAGGGCCCCCTGACGGTCGAGGCGCGGGCGGTGGCGAGCGAGAGCCAGTACGCCCGCATCGTGCAGCTGGTGCGGAGCGCCCAGGCCAGCAAGTCGCCGCTGCAGCGGATGGCCGACCGCTACGCCGTCTACTTCACGCCCCTCACGATCGCTGTCTGCATGGCGACCTACCTGGTCACCGGCGAAGCGGAGCGGGTGTTGGCGGTGCTCGTGGTAGCCACCCCCTGCCCCCTGCTGCTCGCGGCGCCGGTGGCGCTGATCGGCGGACTCAATCGGGCCGCGCGCCGCAGCATCATCATCCGGCACGGGACGGCGCTGGAGCAGCTGGGCCGGGTGACGGTGGCGCTGCTGGACAAGACCGGGACCCTCACGATCGGCCGCCCGGCGGTCGCCGCGGTCTTGCCGGCGCCCCCCTGGACCGAGGATGAGGTCCTGGCGTTCGCGGCCGCGGCGGACCTCGGGTCCGGGCACCTGCTGGCCCGCTCGGTGGTCGACGCGGCGGCCGATCGCGGCCTCACGCTGCCCGTCGCCACCGGCATCGCCGAGAGCCCGGGCCAGGGGGTCATCGGTCGGGCGGGCGGCCACGAGATCGCGCTCGGGTCGCGGTCCTACATCCTTTCGCGGTACCCGGACCTCGGGACGACCTGGCCGGAGGCGGCCACGATGGGCCTCCGGGCGACCTTGGCCATCGACGGCCGGGCCGGGGGCACCATCGAATTTGCCGACCGCCTCCGACCGGAGACCGGCCGGCTGGTGGCCGGGCTCACTGCCCTCGGCCTGCGGCGCATCATCATGGTCACCGGCGACGATGCCGGGCACGCCGCGGCCGTGGCCCGGGCCGCGGGCATCCGGGAGGTGCGCGCCGGACTCCTCCCCGCGGACAAGGTGCGCGTGGTGGAGGAACTGGAGCTGGCCGGCGAGCGGGTCCTGATGGTGGGCGACGGCACCAACGACGCCCCTGCGCTCACCCGTGCCTCGGTCGGCGTGGCCCTCGCCTCCCACGGTGGCGGGATCTCCGCCGAAGCGGCGGACGCAGTGGTACTCGCGGACGACGCGGGCCGGGTCGCAGAGGCCATCGCCATCAGCCGCCGCACCATGCGGATCGCCCGGCAGAGCGTGTGGGCGGGGCTCGGCCTCTCGGCGCTGGCCATGATGGCGGCCGCCTTCGGCGCGATCCCCCCGGTGGCGGGCGCCCTGCTGCAGGAGGCCATCGACGTCGCCGTGATCCTCAATGCCCTGCGCGCCAGCGCCGACGGAGCCGGGGGCACCCGCTGA
- a CDS encoding DUF983 domain-containing protein has product MTPSSLPTLPSRRVMFTRALQRHCPACDGHPLFAGWFRMRDRCPSCHLRMRRGEDGYTLGALWFNLFLAELITMSSFVLTLVRTWPDPPWDVLQVVGPIEAVVMPLLVWPFARTLFLAFDLCIRPPEARDLA; this is encoded by the coding sequence ATGACCCCCTCGTCCCTCCCCACCCTGCCGTCCCGGCGAGTGATGTTCACCCGCGCGCTCCAGCGCCATTGCCCGGCCTGCGACGGGCACCCGCTCTTCGCCGGCTGGTTCCGGATGCGGGACCGGTGCCCCTCCTGCCACCTGCGGATGCGGCGGGGCGAGGATGGGTACACGCTCGGCGCGCTCTGGTTCAACCTGTTCCTGGCCGAGCTGATCACCATGTCGTCCTTCGTGCTCACGCTGGTGCGGACCTGGCCCGATCCCCCGTGGGACGTGCTGCAGGTGGTGGGGCCCATCGAGGCGGTCGTGATGCCGCTCCTGGTCTGGCCCTTTGCCCGGACGCTGTTCCTCGCGTTCGACCTCTGCATCCGTCCTCCGGAGGCCCGGGACCTCGCCTGA
- the sulP gene encoding sulfate permease, whose amino-acid sequence MLVPKLFTTMRGYRRADFLGDLSAGLVVGIVALPLAIAFGIASGATPEAGLYTAILAGFLISALGGSRVQIGGPTGAFVVIVYGVIQQYGMEGLAVATMMAGVMLIILGVARLGGAIKFIPFPVTTGFTSGIAIIIFSSQVRDLLGLRMPAVPAEFLAKWESYAAHLDTFNPWALAVGGAALAIILLWPRVSRRLPAPFVALVACTAAAQLLHLPVETIGDRFGAIHAVLPAPRLPTVTFALLRELSGPALTIALLAAIESLLSAVVADGMIGSRHRSNMELVAQGVANIVSPLFGGLPATGAIARTATNVKNGGRTPVAGIIHAITLLLITLFFGTWAAKIPMAVLAAILVVVSYNMSEWRRFRGELRAPRSDVAVLLVTFALTILVDLTVAVEVGMVLAAFLFMKRMSEVTNTSLVSREFGDAEEPEGGDPGATGLREVPEGVDIYEIDGPFFFGAAESFKSAIGNVARRPRVLIIRMRRVPAIDSTGLAALRDVVHRSRQEGTLVILSDVHSQPVIALTRSAFYEELGEDNLTGTLDDALDRARMYLGLPTAERPAFLSPGAATD is encoded by the coding sequence ATGCTCGTCCCGAAACTCTTCACCACGATGCGCGGGTACCGCCGCGCGGACTTCCTCGGCGACCTCTCCGCGGGCCTCGTGGTGGGCATCGTGGCGCTGCCGCTGGCGATCGCCTTCGGGATCGCGAGCGGGGCCACCCCCGAAGCGGGGCTGTACACCGCGATCCTCGCGGGCTTCCTGATCTCCGCGCTCGGCGGCTCGCGGGTGCAGATCGGCGGGCCCACCGGGGCCTTCGTGGTGATCGTGTACGGGGTGATCCAGCAGTACGGCATGGAGGGCCTGGCGGTCGCGACGATGATGGCCGGGGTGATGCTGATCATCCTGGGCGTGGCGCGGCTGGGGGGGGCGATCAAGTTCATCCCCTTCCCGGTCACCACCGGATTCACCTCCGGCATCGCCATCATCATCTTCTCCAGCCAGGTCCGGGACCTGCTCGGCCTGCGGATGCCCGCGGTCCCGGCGGAGTTCCTCGCCAAGTGGGAGAGCTACGCCGCCCACCTCGACACCTTCAATCCGTGGGCGCTCGCGGTGGGTGGCGCCGCGCTGGCCATCATCCTCCTGTGGCCCCGGGTCAGCCGGCGGCTTCCGGCGCCCTTCGTGGCCCTGGTGGCGTGCACCGCCGCCGCCCAGCTGCTCCACCTCCCGGTGGAGACCATCGGTGACCGGTTCGGCGCGATCCACGCCGTCCTGCCCGCGCCCCGGCTCCCGACCGTCACCTTTGCCCTGCTGCGGGAGCTGAGTGGCCCGGCGCTCACCATCGCCCTGCTGGCGGCGATCGAGTCGCTGCTCTCCGCGGTGGTGGCGGACGGGATGATCGGCTCCCGGCACCGCTCCAACATGGAACTGGTGGCGCAGGGGGTGGCCAACATCGTCTCGCCGCTGTTCGGCGGCCTGCCCGCCACGGGGGCGATCGCGCGGACGGCCACCAACGTGAAGAACGGCGGCCGCACCCCCGTGGCCGGGATCATCCATGCGATCACCCTGCTGCTGATCACGCTGTTCTTCGGCACATGGGCGGCGAAGATCCCGATGGCGGTGCTGGCGGCGATCCTGGTGGTGGTGAGCTACAACATGAGCGAATGGCGCCGCTTTCGCGGGGAGCTGCGGGCGCCGCGCAGCGACGTGGCGGTGCTGCTGGTGACCTTCGCCCTGACCATCCTGGTGGACCTGACGGTGGCGGTGGAGGTCGGGATGGTGCTTGCGGCCTTCCTCTTCATGAAGCGGATGAGCGAGGTCACGAACACGAGCCTGGTGAGCCGTGAGTTCGGGGATGCCGAGGAACCCGAGGGCGGCGATCCGGGGGCGACGGGACTGCGGGAGGTGCCCGAGGGAGTGGACATCTACGAGATCGACGGCCCGTTCTTCTTCGGGGCGGCCGAGTCGTTCAAGTCGGCGATCGGCAACGTGGCGCGGCGTCCGCGCGTGCTCATCATCCGGATGCGCCGCGTTCCGGCCATCGATTCCACCGGCCTGGCCGCGCTCCGGGACGTGGTGCACCGGAGCCGCCAGGAGGGCACCCTGGTGATCCTCTCCGACGTGCACTCCCAGCCGGTGATCGCGCTGACGCGGTCGGCGTTCTACGAGGAGCTGGGCGAGGACAACCTCACCGGCACCCTGGACGATGCGCTGGACCGGGCCCGGATGTACCTGGGCCTGCCCACGGCCGAGCGCCCGG